The genomic interval CCGCCGCCGCCGGCGGCGGTGACGGTGACGGCCCGGCTTGCCGCCGTAGGCTCGCGCCTTGAACGGCCACCGGATCAATCAGGCGCTCTATCAGCTCTTCCTCGGCGTCTGGTTCGGGGCGATGGTGATGCTCGTGCTGGCGGCGACCGCGGCGTTCGGCTTCGTGCGCGACCCGCAGACCACGCTGCTCGTGCAGGTCGAGGGCTTCGGGGCCCCGCTGACGGGCTCGGCCGCCCGCGGATGGGTTGCGGGTGGGATCGTCGGCGCCGCGCTCCGCCGCCTTGAGATCCTCCAGCTGATCTGCTTCGCCGGGGTCGCCGCGGCGACGGTGCTGCAGTGCACGCTGTTCCGGGCCCGGCTCGCGGCTCGGCCCGCCTCCAAGCGCAACGGCTTGCGAATCTTCCTGCTCGTGGTCCCGGCGGCGATCGTGCTCTTCAACCTCGCGGTGGTGGCGCCGGGCATCGACGCGAACCGGTCGATGAAGTACGACCCCGCGGCGGAGGCGTCGCGGGCGCAAGCCGCCGACGAGGCCTTCGCGTTCTACCACGGCCTCTCGACGAAGACGTACGGCGTGTCGACGCTCATGCTGCTGGGCGCGGTCGTGCTCGGGCCCTGGTGCTTCCACCGGGAAGAGGGGGCCGCCGGCCGTGGCTGATCGCGGACTGCGAGCGACGGCCCAGCCGGCGAAGGACCGCGCCCGCGCTCGGCGGCTCTACGCGAAGCTCCGGGCGGCGTACCCCGACGCGCGGTGCGACCTGCTGCACGACTCGCCGTTCCAGCTGCTCGTTGCGACGATCCTCTCGGCGCAGTGCACCGACGCCGCGGTCAACCGGGCGACGCCGGCCCTTTTCGCCCGCTTCCCGGATCCAGCCGCGATGGCCGCCGCCGAGCCGACGGACGTCGAGCCCTTCGTGAAGACCTGTGGGTTCTTCCGCGCGAAGGCCCGGAACCTCGTGGCCGCCGCCCGCGTCGTCGAGAAGGAGTTCGGCGGCCGGGTTCCCGAAACGATGGACGGCCTGCTGAGGGTGCCCGGTGCCGCGCGGAAGACCGCCAACGTGGTGCTGGGCAACGCCTTCGGCAAGCCCGCCGGCGTCACCGTTGACACCCACGTCGGCCGCATCAGCGTCCGCCTCGGCCTCGTCGAAGCCGACCCGAAGAACGCGATCGCCATCGAGCGCGACCTCGCCGGGCTGCTGCCGAAGAAGGACTGGACGCACTTCTCCCACGTGCTGATCTGGCACGGCCGGGCGACCTGCCGGGCGCAGAAGCCGCGGTGCGGCGACTGCGTCGTGCGACGCTCCTGCCCGCGGATCGGCCTGGTGGCGTGAGGCCGGAGGAGCCGCGGCCCGGGAACGACGGGCCCCGGCAAGCGTACGGGGCCGTGACGGGGCTCAATCGGCGGCGGCGGCACGCCGCTGGGCGGTCCAACGGCTCTCCTCCAGCGCCCGCCGTTCCTTCGCGGGAACGATCCGCGTGACGCCCATGAGCTCGCTGCGGACGTAGACCGAAGCGGTGGCCGCGAAGACCTCCGCCGCGATGGAAGCCGCGGCGGGCGTCGTCCCGCACGCCACCAGCCCGTGCGGGCGGACGAGCAGCACCCGCGGGAGACCGTCGTTCTCCTCCACGTGCTCGGCGAGCGCGGCGGTCAACGCCTCCTCCGGGTCGCCACCGCCGTCGTCCTCGACGTGGCACGGGTAGCTGCCGCAGTGGACCACCTGGTCCGGCAGGATCGGTCCGCGGAGCGAGGCGTCCCGCACGCTCGGCCGCGAAAGCAGCGCGAGCACGCCGGCGGAGGCGTCCGTGGCGACCGGCTGGCCGTGGGTGGCGGCGGAGAACGCAGTGCCCCAGGCGCTAAGACGCTGCGGGTCCGCCGCCGGCATCTCCTCCGGCGACGCCACCTCCTGCTGCACCTGCTTCTCCGCGAGCGTCGCGAGCAGCCGCTCGAGGGCGACCCCCAGGCCGGCGGGCTCCTCGGCCTGCAGGTACACGCCGCCGTTGCTGACCAGGACCGCGGCGTCCACCGCCGGCCGCTTGCTCTTGGCGAGCACCTTCGCCAGCGCCTTGGCGAGCACGACGCCCTCCTCGCAGCGCTCCAGCCAGAGCACCGGCACCTCGTGCTTCTTGAACCAGTCGCGGGTGAGGTACTGCCCCGAGCCGCAGCAGGTGATCGCGGCGAGGCTCTCGGGGTGGAGGTGCACGACCACCCGCCCCGGCAGCAGGTGGTGGATCAAGCTGTCGACGATCGGCGTCGCCTCGCCCCCCATGCGGGCGTTGAGCAGCATCGTGCCGAAGGCAGCGGCCCGGGGCTCGGCGTCCCGCGGGAAGCCGGTCTCCAGCAACGTGTCCAGCCGGGACCGGTCCAGCCCGACGAAGTCGTCGACGGTGAGCTCCGCGAGGCGAGCTCCGCTGCGTTTGACCCGCAGGACGCTCGCGTCCTTCATCGAGACGTCGCCCAGGTCGGCGACGTCGTACGCCGCCCCCAGCCTGCGGGCGTTTTCGACGAGTTCGACGGGAACGGCGGCCATCGGCGGACTCTAGAGCATCGTGCGCCGCACACCCGGCGGCTCCGTCCGCACGGAACGGGCCCCGCGCACGCGAAAGCGGCCCGCGGAAATCCGCGGACCGTCCTCGTTTGGCTGCGCTTTGGGCCGCGGTCCGCGGCTCGGGGAGACGCGAGACGTCCGCCCGATCCCGCGGCGGACGACCCGCCGCGGAACGGATCAGGAGGTCCCGGTCAGGAAGCGGCGGCTTCCTGCTCCTCACCGATGAGCTCCTTGAAGCGGTCGCTGTCGCCGATGGTGGTCTCGATCTGATCGGGAGCGATCGCGCCCTCGGTCACCGCCAGCTCGATCGCCGCGGCGGTTTCCTCCTCGACCGTCAGCTCTTCCTGCACCGGCGGGTGGACGAGCTTCTTGATGCGGAGGTCCTGGTAGTCCTCGAAGCCGGTGCCCACCGGGATCAGGTGACCCAGCAGCACGTTCTCCTTGAGGCCCATCAGCGGGTCGCTCTTGCCGGCCAGCGCCGCCTCGGTGAGCACCTTCGTGGTTTCCTGGAAGGACGCTCCCGACAGGAAGCTCTCCGACTGCAGCGCCGCCTTGGTGATGCCCAGCAGCAGCGTGGTGCCGGTGGCCGGGCGGGCCTTGACCACCACCGGGGGCGTCTTGCCCTCGGCCTCCAGCTTCGACCGCAGGTCCTTGAGCTCGCCGCGGCCGATCACCTGGTTCACGCGGAGGTTGCTGTCGCCGGGATCCTTGACCTTGCCCGCCCCCGCGACGGCCTCGCGGGCCTTGCGGAAGCGGTACTTGTCGACCACCTCGTTGGGCAGGAGGTCCGTGTCGCCGGGGTTGTCCACGCGGATCTTCCGCAGCATCTGAGCCAGGATGACCTCGATGTGCTTGTCGTTGATGGTCACGCCCTGGGCGCGGTACACGTTCTGGACCTCCTCGATGAGGTAGTTGAAGAGCGCTTCCTCGCCGCGGACCCGCAGGATGTCCTGCGGGACCAGCGGGCCCTCCACGACCGGATCGCCAGCCTGCACGCGGTCTCCCGTGTGCACCAGCAGGTGGCGGTCCTGCGGCACGTGGTGGTCGACCTCCAGGCCGGACTCCGAGCGGACCGTGATGGTCATCTTGCCCTTGCGCTTGTCCTGCTGGATCTCGACCTCGCCCTCGATGTCCGACATGACGCCGGAATCCTTGGGCTTGCGGGCCTCGAAGATCTCGGTCACCCGCGGCAGACCGCCGACGATGTCGGCCGAGCCGGAGGCTTCCTTGGGCTGGCGGGCGAGCATGGTGCCGGCCGCGATCTCCTGGCCGTCGGTCACCTCGATGCGGGCCTTCGCCGGGAGGTAGTGGAAGTCCATGATCGTGCCCTTCTCGTCGACCACGTTGATGCGGGGATGCCGCACGCCCTTGTGCTCGATCACGACCATCTGCTCGCCGCCGCCGCCGGCCTTGCGGCCGCCCTTGGACGCCTGCGCCTGGCTCTGCTTCTCGGTCCGCACGGTCTCGTTGAGGATGATGTCCTCGAACTTCACGCGCCCGCCCTTCTCGGCGAGGATCGGCACGCGGTGCGGGTCCCAGCGGACCAGGCTCGCGCCCTTCTTGACGTCCTGGCCGTTCTCGACGAGCAGGTAGCCGCCGTAGGGGAGCTTGAACCGCTCGAGCTCGTTGCCCTTCTTGTCCTCGAGGATCATCTCGCCGTTGCGCTTCAGCGTGACCATCACCTCGTTGCCGTCGTCGTCGGTGGTGGGCACCTCCGAGGCGTCGACGATCCTCACGGTGCCGGCGCCGGAGGCGACGAAGCCGGTGTCGGCCGCCGTCGTGGTGGCGACGCCGCCGGTGTGGAAGGTCCGCATCGTCAGCTGCGTGCCGGGCTCGCCGATCGACTGGGCGCCGATGATGCCGATCGCCAGGCCCAGCTCGGCGAGCTTGCCGGTGGACATGTCCATGCCGTAGTCGAGCACCGAGCAGCCGGTCTGCGCGTTGGTGGTCAGCGGGCTGCGGACCATCACCGAGGTGATGCCGATGCCGTCGATCCGGTCGGCCGCCTCGGCCGAGATCATCTCGTTCTCGCTGACGATCACCGAGCCGTCCTGGGGATCCAGGATCGTCTCGCGGGCGACGCGGCCGAAGATCCGCTCCTTGAGCGAGACCTCCACCTCGTCGCCCTTCATGATCGCCCGCTTGGTGATGCCGTTGCGGGATCCGCAGTCGTGCAGCGAGGTGAAGACGTTCTGCGCCACGTCGCACAGCTTGCGGGTCATGTAGCCCGAGTCCGCGGTCTTGAGGGCGGTGTCCGCCAACCCCTTGCGGGCGCCGTGGGTGCTGCTGAAGTACTCCAGGACGTTGAGCCCCTCCCGCGCGTTCGCCTTGATGGGCGTCTCGATGATCTCACCCGAAGGCTTGGCC from Phycisphaera mikurensis NBRC 102666 carries:
- the nth gene encoding endonuclease III is translated as MADRGLRATAQPAKDRARARRLYAKLRAAYPDARCDLLHDSPFQLLVATILSAQCTDAAVNRATPALFARFPDPAAMAAAEPTDVEPFVKTCGFFRAKARNLVAAARVVEKEFGGRVPETMDGLLRVPGAARKTANVVLGNAFGKPAGVTVDTHVGRISVRLGLVEADPKNAIAIERDLAGLLPKKDWTHFSHVLIWHGRATCRAQKPRCGDCVVRRSCPRIGLVA
- a CDS encoding class II aldolase/adducin family protein; the protein is MAAVPVELVENARRLGAAYDVADLGDVSMKDASVLRVKRSGARLAELTVDDFVGLDRSRLDTLLETGFPRDAEPRAAAFGTMLLNARMGGEATPIVDSLIHHLLPGRVVVHLHPESLAAITCCGSGQYLTRDWFKKHEVPVLWLERCEEGVVLAKALAKVLAKSKRPAVDAAVLVSNGGVYLQAEEPAGLGVALERLLATLAEKQVQQEVASPEEMPAADPQRLSAWGTAFSAATHGQPVATDASAGVLALLSRPSVRDASLRGPILPDQVVHCGSYPCHVEDDGGGDPEEALTAALAEHVEENDGLPRVLLVRPHGLVACGTTPAAASIAAEVFAATASVYVRSELMGVTRIVPAKERRALEESRWTAQRRAAAAD